The DNA region GGTCTTCCTCAGCGACCGTTTTGTATTACTCATCGACCTCGGCAGCTTGAGCTTTGGTATCCAGTTTGTCCAATGCCGCCCAGAGCTTGGGATCTTGGTAGTCCCTGATGACGAGGGTTGCGCCGGTGGCCAGGAGCTTGCCTTCCCGCCTCTCATCGGCGATAGCAATCACCGGCATCCCGGCAGCAACACCGGCCTGCACCCCGATCGTGGAATCCTCAAAGATGACGGTGTGGTCAGGCGAGGCGCCGAGCAGGGTGAGAGCCCTGAGGTAGGGGTCCGGGAACGGCTTGGAGCGGTCACAGTCCTCGCCGGTGACGATGAGCTTGAAGAAGTCCGACAAGCCGAGGATGGAGATCATGAGCTCGGCGTTGGCCCTCGGCGCGTTGGTCACGGCCGCGCGCTTGAGCCCGCGCTCGCCGGCCCACCGGCAGAGCCGCGTGAGTCCGGCGATCTCCTTGAGCCCCTCTGTGGCATACCTGGCGAAGAGCGCCTCCTTTTCCCTGAAGAAGTCGTCGATCTTGTCCTTGTCCCAGTCGGGGAAGAGGAAGCTGCCGATCTGCTCGTTGCTCCGGCCGGCCATGTGCGTCATGCCGAACTCCG from Phragmites australis chromosome 8, lpPhrAust1.1, whole genome shotgun sequence includes:
- the LOC133926101 gene encoding haloacid dehalogenase-like hydrolase domain-containing protein Sgpp, with protein sequence MERVAPLEAVLFDIDGTMGISDPFHHRAFSELLLKIGYNDGVPITPEFGMTHMAGRSNEQIGSFLFPDWDKDKIDDFFREKEALFARYATEGLKEIAGLTRLCRWAGERGLKRAAVTNAPRANAELMISILGLSDFFKLIVTGEDCDRSKPFPDPYLRALTLLGASPDHTVIFEDSTIGVQAGVAAGMPVIAIADERREGKLLATGATLVIRDYQDPKLWAALDKLDTKAQAAEVDE